The genomic window CAGAGGGCCGCGATGAAGATGTTGGGGTACTGGAGCTCGTCATTCGTCCACATGACGAGCGGCATCGACCAGTCGATCGCCAGGGCCGTGTAGAGGATGAGATATCCCACGATCGCCATCGCCGTGGTGAACCAGACGAGCCTCACCCGGAACCACAGCCCCGACGCGGCGATGAGCAGCGGATAGCCGATGAGCAGGGTGCTCTCGGATTTCCCGAGGAGCAGGAGGCAGGCCGTCAGGCAGATGATGTCGGCGGACGACCAGAGCCTTCGCACGCCATCCGACCGCCATCCCCGGCGCCAGAGAAACTGGAAGAGGATCGCGGAGAGGGCCCAGGCCAGCAGGGTGCACTGGATCTTGTAGTGGAGCCTCGCGTCCGGCATGGGAGAGAGGGCGTGCCGGTTGAACTCCGTGAGGGCGGAGATCACGGCGAGGCCGCCGACGCGGGAGACGAGCTCCGGCTCGCGGCGGGTCCATCGCCGGAGCCGGTGGAAGATTCCCGTCGCCTCGACGGCCTCGCCGTCCAGGAATCGGCCGAGGTCGTCGGCAAGCTCCCTCGCGGACTCATACCGTTCCTCCGGCAGCTTCTCGAGGCATTTCAGGCAGATCGTCTCGAGCTGGCGGGGGATCGCGGGGTCGAGCTCCCGGGGCGGCACCGGGTCGCGTTCCAGGACGTGGACGATGGTCTCCATCACCGTGGGCGTCCGGAACGGCGGGCGGCCCGTGAGCAGCTCGTAGAGGATCGCGCCGAGGCCGTACACGTCGGTCGCCGGGCCGATCGAGGCGCGCTGGCCGGAGGCCTGCTCCGGGGCCATGTAGCTGGGCGTGCCGAGGACCGCGCCGGTGGCGGTCAGGGAACTCTCCTCGGTGGATCGACGGGCGAGCCCGAAGTCGGTGATCTGCGGCTGGCCCTCGGCGTCCAGGAGGATGTTCGAGGGCTTCAGGTCGCAATGGAAGAACCCGCGCTCGTGGGCGTGCTGAACGGCCCTGGCCAGCACCCCGACGAGCCTCGCCGCGGCGGCCGGATCCCGGGGGCCGTTCGCGATGCGCCGCGACAGGTTCCCGCCCCCCACGAACCTCATCGTGAAGTACAGGACGTTGTCGTGTTCCCGGACCTCGTAGATGGGCACGATGTTGGGATGATCCAGGTTGGCCGCCAGCTCGGCCTCCCGGCGGAATCTTGCCCGCTCGGCGGGGGTGGCCATGGCGCCCGCGAGGATCATCTTCAGGGCGACCGTCCGCTTCAGGCCCTCGTGGCGGGCCTTGTAGACGACGCCCATGCCCCCGCGGGCGACCTCCTCGAGCAGCACGTAATCGCCGAGCCGCTCCTCGCCCGGTCGGAACGGACGGTCGCCCCCGGCCGCCGGGGGCAGCGCGAAGCCGGGAGACTCCGCCACGTTCACGGTCTTCCAGCCCTGCGGATCGCCGGGGGCCAGCGCCACCGACACTTCCTGTGCGCCCTGCAACGCCTCGCGGACCGCAGATTCCTTCCCCGGGAATCTCTGGAGGTAGGAGGCGAAATCCACGGCCTCTCCCGACTCCCGCCGAAGCTCAACCTCCAGCGCGAGGAGCTCGATCAGGAGCGGACGACGGTCGCCCTCGGCCGCCGCAGCGAGCTCGTCCTCGATCGCGGGCCTCTCGCCCACCCGCCAGGCGGCCTCGAACCGTTCGCAACGATCGTTGATGCGGGCGGCGCGGGCCTGCTCCGCGGCAAGGTCCGGGGCGGTGGCGGGCCGGTTCATGTCCTTACCTCGCCGACGGCCAGCCAGGTCTTACGGATCAGGTCCAGTCGGCGGGCGACGGTCCGTCGGGCGCAGCCGAGATGGGCGGCGATCTCGTCCGATGTGTAGCCCTCCATCCGCCGGATCGCGACCTCCCTCAGCGCGTCGTCTCCGAGCGCATCCAGCAGCCTGCCGCATTCCTCGGCGACCATCGCGGCCAGCTCAGGGGACGGTTCCTCCCCGGCCAGTATGTCCAGGCCGTTCAGGCCGGCCCCCGCCTCGGCGGCGTCCCCGCCCGCTCCCCGGAGCATCGCCTCCTCCACGACCTTGCCGGCGCCTCGCTTGAGCCGTCGCTGCCTCTGGATCTGGGCGTAGGCCTTGCGCACGGTGATCGTCATGAGGAGCCGCCACAGGTCCTCTCGATCCGCCAGGTTCGGGAATCGCCCCCCGGCGACGCCGGCGCAGAAGCTGTTGAACGCGCTCAGCGCGGCGTCTTCCTCGTCCGCCTCCGCCCGGGCGTGTCGCTGCCTGGTCAGCTTACCGCGGGCCAGGGTGACGAGCTTGCCGAAGTAGCGTTCCCAGAGCGGCTGGGCCGCGGCGAGGTCCCCCCCCCTGAGGTCGCCCAGCCAGTGAGTGACGGATCCGCCCTGTTCGACCATGGTGCCGTCCCCGCCCGCGGCCCTCCCCCCCGGTGACCGGCCCCGGGCAGGCGCTCTCGGGTCTCGCGCCCCGACATTCTATCATCCCGGTGCGCGGTTGGCGCAGGACGAGATCCTGCGTTTCCGGCCCTGCGCGCCGCCGCTATGCTGGAATCGAAACGCGGACCTCGATGACGTCGCACCGGCGGAGGGGACTGATGAGCCACGGAATCGGGCCGAGCAGGGGAATGACGGCGTTGCCATCGCGTCGAGACCTCCTTCGTCTGGCGACGATAGCCCTGATGGGCGTGCCCCGGGGGCGTGCCTGGGCCCAGGCCCCGCGCCCGCCACAGGACAACGAAGAGCCGGCCGGGGGCGGGGACCTCGACGTCCCGGCGGTGCGCGATCGGCTGGAGAAGCTCGGCCTCGGGCCGATCTCGACCGCGCGATCCGCCCACTACGCGGCGATCGGCGACGCCGCCCCGGGCTTCATGAAGGTGATCCTCCAGGACTGCGAGCAATTCGCGCAGGACTACGTGATCCACTTCCGCTCGCGCGGGTTCGACATCAAGTTGCCGGCGAAGCCCCTGGTGGTCGTGCTCTACAAGGACGACCGGTCGTTCGGCAAATTCTTCCACATCCCGAGCCTCCTGGATGCCGCGGCGATGGGGCACCCGGTGCAGCCCGCCGGCGTCTATGACCCGTCATCCAACCTGCTCCACATCTTCGACTGGCGCAGCGTGCCCATGATGGCCAGGTCCGGCCACCGCAACACCGAGACCCTCTCGCATGAGGGAACCCATCAGCTGACCTTCAACACCGGCCTGCTCAAGCGGGGCGGGCATGCGCCCGTCGCCATCGTGGAGGGCCTCGGGGCCTACGGCGAGGCCCGCCGGACCGACGGCCCGAGCGACCTGGGGCGGCTCAACCTGAAGCGACTGGACGACCTCGCCAAGATCCAGAGACGCGTGCCCTGGATCCCGGTCCGGACGCTCCTCACCGACGACTCGGTCCTCCGCGTCGGGCGGTCGGACCGCGTCCTCCTGGGCTACGCGCAGAGTTGGCTGCTCATCCACTACCTGCTGAAGGATCCGGGCACCCTGCCGGGCTTCCGGGACTACCTCCGCGTCGTCGCCTCGCGGGGCGACGCGGGCCACACGCTCGACGACCTCAGGACGCATCTGGGCGACCTCGACGCGCTGGATCGCGAGCTTCGGAAGTACCAGGTGCAGCTCCAGATGTCCATCCGTTGAACGGCCCGGCGGGCCACGCCGTGAGAGCGGGCGCGGGACGGCCAACGAGACGAGGCCGGATGCCCGAGGGCAACCGGCCTCCTTGCGGGGATGCCTTGATCATCGCGACGCCCGTCGCCCCGCTCAGTTCGCCTTGGGATTGAGGCTGGGGGAGCCGGGGAGCGGCGGGAGCGAGGCGGTGGTCTCCTCGAGGTCGGGCACGAACTTGCTGGCGGCTTCTCGGACGGACCGGGACTGATCCCGCCGGGCCATCTCGGCGAGCCGCCGCTTGATGGGCACGGTGGAGGGCTTGAGGTCGGCCAGGGCCGCCACGGACTGCACCCGGACGGACTCGTCCGCGTCGTGCGAGAGCTGGAGGAGCCAGACCAGCGGGTCGATGTCGCCGCGCTCCTTGATGAGGTTGATGACCGAGGCGCGCTGCTGGGGCAGGGGGCTGACCATCAGGCTGCCCAGGTGGATCTGCTCCTGGGTCAAGCCGCGGGCCTTGAGCATCACCAGCGCGCTGTCCCGGATGGTCTCGTCGTCGTCGTGCAGCCGCTTCAGGAGCAGGTCTTCCGTCAGCAGGGTCGGCCGGTTGGCGAAGGAGACGAGGGCCTGCCGCCGGACGTCCACGCTCTCCCGATCCTCGAGGTACGGGATCGCCGGGGCGGCCGCCGCATCCATGGGCAGCAGCCCGAGGCAGGCCACGGCGCCGATCCGCGTCCGCACGTCGGTCCCGGCGAGGCAGCGCAGGACCGGGGCGTGCAGGCCCTCCTTCCAGAGGCCCAGCAGATTCTCCTCGGACTCGGCCATGGTACGCCCCGGCAGCCACACCCAGAGCTTGCCGACCTCGCCCAGGGCGATATAGCGGACGTTGCTCTCGCCGTCGGTCAGGCAGGCGGCCAGCACGTCATGGACGGGGGGGAGGGCCAT from Aquisphaera giovannonii includes these protein-coding regions:
- a CDS encoding serine/threonine-protein kinase, with the protein product MNRPATAPDLAAEQARAARINDRCERFEAAWRVGERPAIEDELAAAAEGDRRPLLIELLALEVELRRESGEAVDFASYLQRFPGKESAVREALQGAQEVSVALAPGDPQGWKTVNVAESPGFALPPAAGGDRPFRPGEERLGDYVLLEEVARGGMGVVYKARHEGLKRTVALKMILAGAMATPAERARFRREAELAANLDHPNIVPIYEVREHDNVLYFTMRFVGGGNLSRRIANGPRDPAAAARLVGVLARAVQHAHERGFFHCDLKPSNILLDAEGQPQITDFGLARRSTEESSLTATGAVLGTPSYMAPEQASGQRASIGPATDVYGLGAILYELLTGRPPFRTPTVMETIVHVLERDPVPPRELDPAIPRQLETICLKCLEKLPEERYESARELADDLGRFLDGEAVEATGIFHRLRRWTRREPELVSRVGGLAVISALTEFNRHALSPMPDARLHYKIQCTLLAWALSAILFQFLWRRGWRSDGVRRLWSSADIICLTACLLLLGKSESTLLIGYPLLIAASGLWFRVRLVWFTTAMAIVGYLILYTALAIDWSMPLVMWTNDELQYPNIFIAALWLTGYVVVRQVRRILALGRYYEQSQREV
- a CDS encoding ECF-type sigma factor, encoding MVEQGGSVTHWLGDLRGGDLAAAQPLWERYFGKLVTLARGKLTRQRHARAEADEEDAALSAFNSFCAGVAGGRFPNLADREDLWRLLMTITVRKAYAQIQRQRRLKRGAGKVVEEAMLRGAGGDAAEAGAGLNGLDILAGEEPSPELAAMVAEECGRLLDALGDDALREVAIRRMEGYTSDEIAAHLGCARRTVARRLDLIRKTWLAVGEVRT
- a CDS encoding DUF1570 domain-containing protein, which translates into the protein MGVPRGRAWAQAPRPPQDNEEPAGGGDLDVPAVRDRLEKLGLGPISTARSAHYAAIGDAAPGFMKVILQDCEQFAQDYVIHFRSRGFDIKLPAKPLVVVLYKDDRSFGKFFHIPSLLDAAAMGHPVQPAGVYDPSSNLLHIFDWRSVPMMARSGHRNTETLSHEGTHQLTFNTGLLKRGGHAPVAIVEGLGAYGEARRTDGPSDLGRLNLKRLDDLAKIQRRVPWIPVRTLLTDDSVLRVGRSDRVLLGYAQSWLLIHYLLKDPGTLPGFRDYLRVVASRGDAGHTLDDLRTHLGDLDALDRELRKYQVQLQMSIR
- a CDS encoding HEAT repeat domain-containing protein, whose product is MPERRRAGLIVGGIAGGALVAATAYFGLFNGRREAPSAPAAANPSWSEGSPLGTLAEGLRNSDPAALGIVANRSASQKNEAKKALTDQEAAEWVEVLGGLRAGIEKFTPPARATAALVAGNVMEKFAVEPAPACWSMALPPVHDVLAACLTDGESNVRYIALGEVGKLWVWLPGRTMAESEENLLGLWKEGLHAPVLRCLAGTDVRTRIGAVACLGLLPMDAAAAPAIPYLEDRESVDVRRQALVSFANRPTLLTEDLLLKRLHDDDETIRDSALVMLKARGLTQEQIHLGSLMVSPLPQQRASVINLIKERGDIDPLVWLLQLSHDADESVRVQSVAALADLKPSTVPIKRRLAEMARRDQSRSVREAASKFVPDLEETTASLPPLPGSPSLNPKAN